The following are encoded in a window of Lampris incognitus isolate fLamInc1 chromosome 15, fLamInc1.hap2, whole genome shotgun sequence genomic DNA:
- the vrtn gene encoding vertnin, translating into MIQRNEVVLSVLGELQEATETSGLDALCRVALEVDQALTPFKLPSTPCRDFPEWTDIDDVAHSLYPPDAPADLLPLTCIGEGSRLFDAASMLLVGTISLSLELQVRTVVEMLLWKSYYLCGMIDSKMMLQAARFSLCAEESEDMVNLPTTVLEAIFDADVKASCFPGSYVNMWHVYALSSVLQCNIYSIYPMFNLKIRPYFNRIIRPRTGPTESDSATLHIMWSGELQAGSVFRPSNFVALVPVGDLKFGSPSSKEMVPPLKIMELLSQDLQVSYSSLKDKYNITKRTFYRWRRQTREHCKKSAARYEAKHFLQACYLDGKLIPLHQFKEFFPEISRSTYYNWKHELLNSGGNFSTTSSTGEVSPGESTEQETWSSPETKQDEPEHHESVASMFGLNLGKLEGERAQNVTHMQEAKRCLQNCIAMNTSYPFRIFKRNFPGISRSTYYNWRREAMLFNRRYKVAPGSSEDSSDADKSQSPKSLLSSAPPNANQPVVPRVKLCRRSHRSFRLAYMSKKQLRDAAKIHVQRSKCSFTKFKLKFPSMSSSFYWLWRNSHNRNRKLMTPHSVMVHDPENLDTTTGKFENEMTERRMNGHEVLSFEESPQGLTVPYNLPSKAPIDEQMFVMDVVALANFKAKAKLFLQQRFEEKSFPTFKEFRSHFPFTPRSTYYMWKRALHHGVSLVHG; encoded by the exons ATGATTCAGAGGAATGAGGTGGTTCTCTCAGTTCTGGGTGAGCTCCAGGAAGCCACCGAGACCTCTGGTCTGGATGCCCTTTGCAGAGTGGCCTTGGAAGTGGACCAGGCCCTTACTCCATTTAAACTCCCTAGTACCCCCTGCCGGGATTTCCCAGAATGGACAGACATTGACGATGTAGCCCATAGCCTGTACCCACCAGATGCCCCCGCAGATCTTCTACCACTCACCTGTATAGGAGAGGGCAGTAGGTTGTTTGACGCAGCTAGCATGCTATTAGTGGGCACCATTAGCCTTAGCTTGGAGCTACAG GTAAGGACAGTAGTGGAGATGCTGCTCTGGAAGAGTTACTATCTGTGCGGGATGATTGACTCAAAAATGATGCTGCAGGCAGCTCGCTTTAGCCTCTGTGCTGAGGAGTCTGAGGATATGGTCAATTTGCCTACAACAGTCCTTGAGGCCATTTTTGATGCTGATGTCAAGGCTTCCTGCTTTCCTGGCTCTTATGTCAACATGTGGCATGTGTATGCGCTGTCATCAGTTCTGCAGTGTAACATTTACTCTATCTACCCAATGTTCAACCTCAAGATTCGACCCTATTTCAATCGAATCATACGCCCTCGAACCGGGCCCACAGAATCCGACTCAGCGACCCTCCACATCATGTGGTCTGGCGAGCTACAGGCTGGCTCAGTATTTAGGCCTAGTAATTTTGTAGCATTAGTCCCAGTGGGTGACCTCAAGTTTGGAAGCCCCAGTAGTAAGGAGATGGTCCCGCCCCTGAAGATAATGGAGCTACTGAGCCAAGATTTACAGGTGTCTTACTCCAGTCTTAAGGACAAGTACAACATCACCAAGAGGACCTTCTACCGTTGGAGGAGGCAGACCCGGGAACATTGCAAAAAGTCAGCAGCCAGGTATGAGGCCAAGCACTTTCTGCAAGCCTGCTACTTGGATGGCAAGCTAATCCCTCTGCACCAGTTCAAGGAGTTCTTCCCTGAGATTTCCAGGTCAACCTACTATAACTGGAAGCATGAACTCTTGAACTCTGGAGGTAACTTCTCCACCACATCGTCCACTGGTGAGGTGAGTCCTGGTGAAAGCACAGAGCAGGAGACCTGGTCTTCCCCCGAGACAAAGCAGGATGAACCAGAACACCATGAGAGCGTGGCTAGTATGTTTGGCCTCAACCTAGGCAAGCTGGAGGGAGAGCGGGCCCAAAATGTAACCCATATGCAGGAAGCCAAGCGGTGTCTTCAAAATTGCATTGCAATGAACACCTCTTACCCCTTCAGAATCTTCAAAAGAAATTTCCCAGGAATTTCTAGATCAACTTACTACAATTGGAGGAGAGAGGCCATGCTTTTCAACCGAAGATATAAAGTGGCTCCTGGTAGCAGTGAAGATAGTTCTGATGCTGACAAGAGCCAGAGTCCAAAGAGTTTGTTGTCCTCAGCCCCACCTAATGCCAACCAACCTGTTGTTCCCAGAGTGAAGCTTTGTAGGCGAAGCCACAGAAGTTTCAGGCTTGCATACATGAGTAAGAAGCAGCTCAGAGATGCTGCAAAGATCCATGTTCAGAGGTCAAAATGCTCTTTTACAAAATTCAAGCTCAAGTTTCCATCCATGTCCTCTTCTTTCTATTGGCTGTGGCGCAACAGTCACAATCGAAACAGGAAGTTGATGACCCCCCACAGTGTAATGGTGCATGATCCCGAGAATCTGGATACAACCACCGGAAAATTTGAAAATGAGATGACAGAGAGAAGGATGAATGGTCATGAGGTTCTCTCATTTGAAGAGAGTCCTCAAGGTCTCACGGTCCCCTACAACCTTCCCAGCAAGGCACCTATAGATGAGCAAATGTTTGTGATGGATGTTGTGGCTCTGGCCAACTTTAAGGCCAAAGCCAAGTTATTCCTGCAGCAACGCTTTGAGGAAAAATCTTTCCCCACGTTCAAAGAGTTCAGGTCTCACTTCCCCTTCACTCCACGCTCAACCTACTACATGTGGAAACGAGCTCTACATCATGGAGTCTCTCTGGTTCATGGGTAA